In a genomic window of Rhododendron vialii isolate Sample 1 chromosome 12a, ASM3025357v1:
- the LOC131310852 gene encoding thioredoxin H4-like: MFRHLTQSHWANARFFDSHSPSKGGRRIGTEIPAIQQESGPSSAKTTPKKTSQVLEFHSSNKWKAHFEASKANAKLMVIDFTATWCVPCRSMEPVINEFAAKYTDAEFMKIDVDELMGVAQEFGVQTMPTFVLIKKGRVIDKVTGVRKEELQKKIEKHRTN, from the exons ATGTTCAGGCATCTGACTCAAAGCCATTGGGCAAACGCCCGCTTCTTTGACTCTCACTCTCCTTCCAAGGGGGGAAGAAGAATAGGAACCGAAATCCCTGCAATTCAACAAGAGAGTGGACCATCTTCTGCGAAAACTACCCCAAAGAAAACTTCCCAGGTTCTCGAGTTCCATTCCTCAAACAAATGGAAGGCTCATTTCGAAGCATCCAAAGCAAATGCAAAACTG aTGGTTATAGACTTCACCGCTACATGGTGCGTACCTTGTCGATCCATGGAGCCGGTCATTAACGAGTTTGCTGCCAAATACACAGATGCTGAGTTCATGAAGATTGATGTGGATGAGTTGATG GGTGTGGCTCAGGAATTCGGAGTGCAAACAATGCCAACATTTGTACTGATAAAGAAAGGGCGAGTTATTGATAAGGTAACTGGGGTGAGAAAGGAAGAGCTGCAGAAGAAGATTGAGAAACACAGGACCAACTAA
- the LOC131310646 gene encoding uncharacterized protein LOC131310646 isoform X2 → MATTPVSESTDGPVLSVLNKRLRTLKKKLNRIVQTEEAQAQGKLLNKEQEEVLRSRPYVVAAMEELEKLRAPLASALAEEINLAVTRHHHQASSSPASTESEREQDIEDLVKLLYFGSMFDVKGQNDFTSTMLTRTHERGCCLTYDYVTDDESSFGDLLSEKDLDSISTLSGLVVSRPVDSSLSHKEALRRCVSNATQWLLRSDHPIDSDPNVTYAGLRAKLNKIMASDYVTTTPEMKATVEMAAAAAGNYASFQVPVHESMGPVSVPVHVEGLDEQYQLQKDVDASNFQGNQTYDDQSSPVEESQKGEFEAENSTEVRSQTEVEEPQEESLDPSDMESKEQQYAPRRNYPNNQRGGRGAGGGRRGYYPNGRGARGSSRGGGPYQNGRNQFFDHPGNHPGNYYPRNYYNNRGRGGRGGGGGNFYNNHTSGAQATNPPAES, encoded by the exons ATGGCAACGACGCCCGTCTCAGAGTCCACCGACGGCCCCGTCCTCAGCGTCCTCAACAAGCGCCTCCgcaccctaaaaaaaaaactcaaccgCATCGTCCAGACGGAAGAGGCCCAGGCCCAGGGCAAGCTCCTCAACAAGGAACAAGAAGAGGTCCTCCGCTCCAGACCCTACGTCGTCGCCGCCATGGAAGAGCTCGAGAAGCTACGCGCCCCCCTCGCCTCCGCCCTCGCCGAGGAAATCAACCTCGCCGTCACGCGCCACCACCACCAGGCATCCTCGTCGCCCGCGTCCACGGAGTCCGAAAGGGAGCAGGATATAGAAGATCTGGTGAAGCTGCTGTACTTCGGGAGTATGTTTGACGTTAAGGGACAGAACGACTTCACCTCGACGATGCTGACCCGGACGCACGAGCGGGGGTGCTGCTTGACTTATGATTATGTTACCGATGACGAGTCGAGCTTCGGGGATCTGCTGAGCGAGAAGGACCTGGACTCGATCTCGACTCTGAGCGGGCTGGTGGTGTCGCGGCCGGTCGACTCGAGCCTCTCGCACAAGGAGGCGTTGCGGCGATGCGTCTCCAACGCCACGCAGTGGCTGCTGCGCTCGGACCATCCGATCGATTCGGATCCGAACGTCACTT ATGCTGGGTTAAGAGCAAAGCTGAACAAGATTATGGCTTCAGATTATGTTACCACGACGCCTGAGATGAAAGCTACTGTTGAAATGGCCGCTGCAGCCGCTGGAAATTATGCCTCTTTCCAGGTACCTGTTCATGAATCCATGGGGCCAGTCAGTGTGCCAGTCCATGTGGAAGGTTTGGATGAGCAGTATCAGCTGCAGAAG GATGTAGATGCATCAAACTTTCAAGGAAATCAAACATATGATGATCAGTCGAGTCCTGTGGAAGAATCTCAAAAG GGTGAATTTGAGGCGGAAAATTCTACAGAAGTTCGGTCTCAGACAGAAGTAGAGGAACCACAGGAAGAATCACTGGATCCAAGCGACATGGAGTCAAAAGAGCAGCAGTATGCTCCCCGGAGAAACTATCCAAACAACCAAAGAGGCGGCCGTGGTGCTGGTGGGGGCCGCAGGGGTTATTACCCCAATGGCCGTGGAGCACGAGGAAGCAGCAGGGGAGGTGGCCCCTACCAGAATGGCCGCAACCAATTTTTTGACCACCCTGGAAACCACCCTGGTAACTACTACCCTAGGAATTACTATAACAATAGGGGAAGAGGCGgcaggggtggtggtggtgggaacTTTTACAACAATCATACTTCAGGAGCTCAAGCCACCAATCCACCAGCCGAGTCGTGA
- the LOC131310646 gene encoding uncharacterized protein LOC131310646 isoform X1: protein MATTPVSESTDGPVLSVLNKRLRTLKKKLNRIVQTEEAQAQGKLLNKEQEEVLRSRPYVVAAMEELEKLRAPLASALAEEINLAVTRHHHQASSSPASTESEREQDIEDLVKLLYFGSMFDVKGQNDFTSTMLTRTHERGCCLTYDYVTDDESSFGDLLSEKDLDSISTLSGLVVSRPVDSSLSHKEALRRCVSNATQWLLRSDHPIDSDPNVTYAGLRAKLNKIMASDYVTTTPEMKATVEMAAAAAGNYASFQVPVHESMGPVSVPVHVEGLDEQYQLQKDVDASNFQGNQTYDDQSSPVEESQKVGEFEAENSTEVRSQTEVEEPQEESLDPSDMESKEQQYAPRRNYPNNQRGGRGAGGGRRGYYPNGRGARGSSRGGGPYQNGRNQFFDHPGNHPGNYYPRNYYNNRGRGGRGGGGGNFYNNHTSGAQATNPPAES from the exons ATGGCAACGACGCCCGTCTCAGAGTCCACCGACGGCCCCGTCCTCAGCGTCCTCAACAAGCGCCTCCgcaccctaaaaaaaaaactcaaccgCATCGTCCAGACGGAAGAGGCCCAGGCCCAGGGCAAGCTCCTCAACAAGGAACAAGAAGAGGTCCTCCGCTCCAGACCCTACGTCGTCGCCGCCATGGAAGAGCTCGAGAAGCTACGCGCCCCCCTCGCCTCCGCCCTCGCCGAGGAAATCAACCTCGCCGTCACGCGCCACCACCACCAGGCATCCTCGTCGCCCGCGTCCACGGAGTCCGAAAGGGAGCAGGATATAGAAGATCTGGTGAAGCTGCTGTACTTCGGGAGTATGTTTGACGTTAAGGGACAGAACGACTTCACCTCGACGATGCTGACCCGGACGCACGAGCGGGGGTGCTGCTTGACTTATGATTATGTTACCGATGACGAGTCGAGCTTCGGGGATCTGCTGAGCGAGAAGGACCTGGACTCGATCTCGACTCTGAGCGGGCTGGTGGTGTCGCGGCCGGTCGACTCGAGCCTCTCGCACAAGGAGGCGTTGCGGCGATGCGTCTCCAACGCCACGCAGTGGCTGCTGCGCTCGGACCATCCGATCGATTCGGATCCGAACGTCACTT ATGCTGGGTTAAGAGCAAAGCTGAACAAGATTATGGCTTCAGATTATGTTACCACGACGCCTGAGATGAAAGCTACTGTTGAAATGGCCGCTGCAGCCGCTGGAAATTATGCCTCTTTCCAGGTACCTGTTCATGAATCCATGGGGCCAGTCAGTGTGCCAGTCCATGTGGAAGGTTTGGATGAGCAGTATCAGCTGCAGAAG GATGTAGATGCATCAAACTTTCAAGGAAATCAAACATATGATGATCAGTCGAGTCCTGTGGAAGAATCTCAAAAGGTG GGTGAATTTGAGGCGGAAAATTCTACAGAAGTTCGGTCTCAGACAGAAGTAGAGGAACCACAGGAAGAATCACTGGATCCAAGCGACATGGAGTCAAAAGAGCAGCAGTATGCTCCCCGGAGAAACTATCCAAACAACCAAAGAGGCGGCCGTGGTGCTGGTGGGGGCCGCAGGGGTTATTACCCCAATGGCCGTGGAGCACGAGGAAGCAGCAGGGGAGGTGGCCCCTACCAGAATGGCCGCAACCAATTTTTTGACCACCCTGGAAACCACCCTGGTAACTACTACCCTAGGAATTACTATAACAATAGGGGAAGAGGCGgcaggggtggtggtggtgggaacTTTTACAACAATCATACTTCAGGAGCTCAAGCCACCAATCCACCAGCCGAGTCGTGA